In Rhodopirellula sp. P2, the DNA window ACATCGCCGTTCGTTTGCCCGCCGCGGCAACTGCCGAACAGATCAGTGACATCTTCGCTCGTGCGATCAATGCCTCGGAATTGCAACTCGTTGCTGTTCACATGCAAGTCGAGGACGACGCCACGATTGAAACCGGCCGTCTGCAACTCCTCGGTGCAACCGCGGCCAGCGAGAACAGTTACGTCGCCTTTGAAACGGACAGCTTCCTGCGTCAAACCAACCATGTGTTGGATGTCACGCTGTTGATCACCACGACCAATGGTGTGAATGACTTCGATGGCCAGCAAGTCTCGATCTTTGACGGCCAACAAGAACTCACATTTGAATTCGATTCCAACGGTGCGGCCGCGGCCAACGCCGATGTGGTGGTTGCGATCCGAACGGATTCGACTGCCCGCCAAATCACCGCTGAATTGCTCTCCGCAATCAGCACCGCGGGATTGAACGTCGAAACATCCGGAGCCACAGGCAACTTCCGAATCTCCGGCACCAACGGTCCGATCGCTGTCACCTCGCTGACGAATTCGATCGTGGTGGAAGGCAACAGTGAAATTGGCACCTCCTTCGGCTTTGGCATCATCGTGCCCACCGAAGAAGGCAGCGTTTCCTCGACGCTGGCCGACGGCCAAACCTTCACCATCTCACGTGGCACCGCAGAAGCCGTCACCTTCGAACTCGACTTCGACGGATTCCTCAACGATTCCACCGCGGTTGCCGTTTCGATCACCGGTGGCGGATTCGGTGGTTCCACGCCGGACCAGGTCGCCAACGCATTGGTGGCGGCCATCTCGGCCAACGTCGTCGGGCTCACCCCAGTCAACATTGGCGGCGGCCGCGTGACCCTTGGCGGGGACGATCAATACAGCCTGAACATGGCCAACACCTCGTTGGCACAATCCGGCTTCGCGGGCCAGCCCGCTTCGATTCCAGTGATCGTGCCGTTGGACGATGTCCGCAGTGCAGTCGTCACCGGGCTGGAGCAATCCAGTGCCACGAAGTTGGCTGCGATTCAGCCGATCATCGACATTCTGTCGTTGTCGCAAACCGGTGTTCAGCGTGTTGCTCATCTCTACGGCGAAGCCATCTCCGATGCGTTCGCGACGGAGATTGCGGCCGGGGACATCGTGGTTCAACAACCTGACTCACGCATCCTGATCGAAGGAGCCACCCTGGTTCGTGGTCAGTCCGTGATCAGCGATCGCATCACCGATGAAGTGGGCAACCAACTGCTCGCAGGCGAAGCAATCATCTTCGTCGGCAGCCCGCTCGACTTCGGCGACGCCGCCGACTCGCGGACACCTGTCGATGTCATCGGCAACGGCCCACGTCACGTCATCACCGAAGGCTTCCAACTCGGCGACCAAATCACCGCTGACGCCGGCGGAGTCGACAACGGATCCGGAACCGCAGACTCCAACGCAGACGGCGACGATGGCGTCGCAATCTTGGGTGCGATGCGTCCTGGGTTCTCGACCCAGTTTGTCATCGATGTCCAATCGCCAACGGTGGGCGGGATCACACCAGCCTTCTACTTGGACGCTTGGTTCGACTGGAACGGCGACGGAACCTTCGACGCAAGCGAAGTCGAACGCTTCGGCAGCATCGGCTCGGGCGTGGCTCGGGTCATTGGAACGGGCGGCACCACCGTCAACATCAACGTTCCGTCCAATGCGGTCACCGGCGAAATTCAAACTCGCTTCCGCCTGTCCAACGAAGCGGGACTGGGATCCGGCGGCTTGGCTCAATCGGGCGAGGTCGAGGACTACACGTTCACGATCAACAACAACCCTTACCAAAACCCGTCGTTGATCCAAGACGTCAACGCCAGCGGAGCGATCACGCCACTCGACGCCCTGTTGATCATCAATGCGATCAACGCCGCCGACGGCGACATCAACTTGGCAAACATTCCTGCGGGAATCACCTTGCCTCAGTACCCCGATGTCAACGGCAACGGTGTTGTCTCGGCGTTGGACGCTCTGATCGTCATCAACCGACTGAACGAGTTGACCAGTCCTGGCCAAGACCCAACCGGTGCCGGGGAACCCCTCCTCGCGTCGACGTCTTCGACCACGGTCGCCTACTCGCCGGTTTCGGATGGTGTTCTGGCGTCCACTGCCACGATCGCCTTCGACCCCACCTCCCGCAGCAACGACGATTCCCGGTCGTCCGAAGCGGCTGGGGAACCAATCGTCGAAGCAGCCTCCAAATTGGTGGCGGATGCCTCCAGTGTGTTTGATTCCGCTGCCGTGATCAGCTTGGACGATGTGGTGGAAACCCTGGCAAATGATCGCGATCAGGCCGACCAATCCGAGGAATCGGAAATTTCGGCATTGGACTCAATCTTCGCGTCGATGAACTAATCGTCGCGAAGAAAACCTCTGGTCAGAAATCAATTTTCGTGAGCGTGACGTAGAGTTCGAATGGACGGTTCCCCCCGTTTCACTCGAACCTTGCGTCACGCTCGCTTTTTTGGGTGCTGGGGTGCGATCCAGCTCATCGAAAAGGGCAATTCCAGCCCATCCAATCGGCCAAGAACCGCTGGATTCGTTGAGTTTTAGGATCCATTGGGGAACCAAACGGACGTTCGTCGGCTCCAAGGACTGAGGAAACGGCGGCCAAACACCCTTTTCAACGCTTTCCCTGCAATCGGCCGACATGCGAAAACGGGCTTCCAGCAAGAAATCCAGTCAACAAAATGCCGCCGTTCGTCGCCTCGCGACCCGGCGACCGCTGACGCTCCAGGCATTGGAAACGCGACGAGTGATGACGGCAGGCATCCCCGTTGGTGCCACCACCAGCGACACCGCCGAGTTCTTTCTCGGTCGCGTTGCGGTCACGCCCATCTTTCTTGACTCCACCGGCCAAACCGACACCAAGACCCAAAACTGGACCGCTGGCGAAATTGACGCGGTCATGTCCGAGATCACCACCGGACTGAACTGGTGGACAGAAGCCCTCGACCGACTCGACACGGTTCACTCCTTGGAATTCGTGATCGACGACACCTACGCTGAAAACCCGTTGCAAATCCCGATCGAACCGATCGATCGAACCAGCAACAGTTACAGCACCTACGTCGGACAATTCCTGGATGATGCCGGAATCGATGCTTCCCTGTCCCTGGACGAAGGCATGTTCGCGTTCAATGCCTCGCAACGGGAAACCTTCGACACCGACTGGTCATTCTCGCTGTTCATCAGCGATGCCTCCGATGACGCCGATGGCTTTTTCGCCGCGGGCGGTTCCTTCTCTGGCGCATTCGCCTTTCCGGGCGGGTTGTACGTGATCGCCCCCTCCACTCGCCCAGCTCAAACCTTCGCCCATGAGATCTCCCACATCTTCTGGGGGTTGGACGAATACAACGGCGGTGGGTCGTACGACCAAAGCCGCGGCTACTACAACACTCCCAACGACAACGCCGCCGACAACCCGGCCCCCGGATTCACCCAGCAACCCAGCATCATGGCGGGTGGCAACAACTTGGTGAACGGATACCAAGGCTTCGTGTCGCCTGAATCCACCTTCGCCATGATCGGCTGGCAAGACTCCGACGGCGATGGCATCTTCGACATGCTCGACGTGCCACTGAACTTCGATGGCACCGGTCACTACGATTCCCAAACCAACGAATTTCATTTTCGTGGGGAAGCCTCGTCAGCGACACTGATCAACCAAAATCCATCGGGACCACAAAGCGACATCACGCTGAATGTCGTGTCCGAATTGCAAGTCTCCATTGATGGTGGCGAATGGACGACCCTGCAGTCCCCCGACAGTCCCACAGCGACGTTCGACTTTTCGATGGATGTCCCGCCGACCATGACCACGGTCTCCCTGCGAGTCATCGACGCGGCAACAGGAGTCACCAGCCAAACGTTGACGGGTTCACGCACCACACCGCTGGTCTCCGAGTCCCCCGTCGCGGGCTTCGTCTACTTCGATGAAAACGGCGACTCCGACCGCAGCGAATTTGAATCGCTTCTTGCGGGAATCCAGTTGGATGTGCTCGCCGCCAACGGAACCGAACTCCCCAGCGGTCGTTTCGACGTTGAAAACGCCAGCCTGGACACCGACCTCCTACCCGCCGGCGGAATGACGTTCGCTGCCATTGGCGACAATGTTCGCACCGAGGTCCAAGTCCAACAGGACACCCGGTTCCTCGCCCAACCCTTGATCCACGTGATGGACCAAAGCTTCAACCGCTGGTGGCCCGGACTGGATTCGCGCCTGGGAATGGAAGTGACATTCGATCAACCGGTCGGCCACGTTGACGTCGATCTCGTCGGCCTGCAAGACGACAGCTACGGACGCGTCGAGGCCTATGACGCGGCTGGAAATTTGATCATGCGAGTCACCACGGACATTCGCAACACGGCCAACGGAAGTCTCAGCGAAGGGCAAAGCTCAACGTTAACGCTGGTCGATCCCGAGTCCCGCATCGCCCGCGTTGAAATTGCCGGACATGCCTCCACACAAATCGGAGTCACCGGGGTTCGGCACGGTGTTGAACCACAAATCGTGACGGATGCGTCCGGTGCCTTCACCCAAACCAACTTGGCCGACGGACAATATCAACTGCGTTGGCAGCCCACTCAGGTCATTCATGCCATCGCCGATGCGACCATCACCGTGGTGGGTGGCGAAATCACTTCCGGCGTCACCACGGCAGGAGGCTTGGTCTCCGTCGCGGCGACCCGAGTCGACAGCCCTCGCTACAACACCGACCTCGGCGAAGACGTCAACGGCGACGGGGTCGTCACCGCCTTGGATGCACTGCAAGTCATCAACGACTTGAATGCCAACGGCGACCGCACCCTGACCTTCGCCGAAACCACCGGCTCCAAAATCGACGTCACCAACGATGGCAATGTCTCCGCATTGGATGCGTTGCGAGTCATCAACAAGCTCAACGAACTCGACAGCGAATCAGAACCCGCCGGCGAATTTGTTGCGAATGCTCAATCTGGCAGTGCATCCGGCAGCAACTCAGCGGAATCGAATTCATCCGATTCGAATGGTCTCGCTGCCTTCTCTCATGCGACGAACAATTCCCTCGCATCACTTGACGTGCCCCAGCCAACGTTCGACCACCAAGGTTCCAACGACGCCATCTTCCGTGATGACAAAACGCTCGGTGAGATCCTCGGTCTGGAATCGAAATTCATCGCTTCGGACGCCTGATCGCTCTCGCATCGGCACGCATTCTTGTTGGCTCTTCCTGATTGCTCGTGGGGGATCCAAATTCTTGGCGTCCCCCGTTCCCCTGAGTCCCCATCCTGGAACGACACAGAGCAGCGAGATGCCTGTGTCGCTCCAGCGGAACAAGGGACCGTCGCGATCCAAAGTGGTGTTCGGACCGCGACGTTTCAGATCGGTTGCGTGTGGACGTCGCCACTGACACCGTGGCTCATCACCGGACAGGCGTGAGCAGACTCTTCACCTGGCTCTTGGGATGGAGCACTCGCTCGGAGCGATCGCTTCGGAACGTGAATTCCAAGGGCGAATCCACCGAGGCAAGCGATGGATCCAACTCCGCCAGCAAGCCGGCCTTTTGAAATCGCTTGAGCAATTGCAGCGGATTGCAACAACTGAATTTCTCCAGAACGCTGCTTTGGCATCGGGCCGCTTCTGTGAAAGTCAGCTCGCGTTGTGCCGCAATGGCTTTGATGGACAGGCCGTCACAAACCGAGGGAAGCACAAGGCGTTCTTGTTCGGTCAACGTCGCCAGTTCCTCTTTCAGTTGCAGAGCCAATTTCATCCGCATTTCGCGATCTTCACCAATGGAAAGAGCCGTCTTCACCAGCGAAACGAATCTCTCGGGATCCACTGGTTTTTCAAGCAAATCCAAAGCGCCCAGACGCATCGCTGCCGTGGCGATCGGTACCGTCGCGACTCCCGAGACCAAGATGATTGGAATGTCCAAGCAACGTTCCAGCAATTCTCGCTGAAGCGAAGGGCCATCCAGCCCCGGCATCCGAACATCCACAACCAAACACGCGATCTGGCTGCTGCCGAGTTCCGCCAAAAAGGCATCCGAATCAGCGTACTCTTTCACTGCGATACCGACTGACGCCAGAATTCGCCGAATTGCAATGCGATCGACCTCGTTATCGTCGACCAGGTGTATCGTCGGCGATTTGGGTTCATCACTCATGTCTAAATCCTTTTCGAATAACCAACGAACTTTGCATGCCCGCAAAGCCAAACATCGCCCCGATCAAAAATACGACATGGAAACCTGCGGGGCGACGCAATGTCGACGTAATGAACACAGGAACACTCCCCCCCTGTTGGTTATAACGATCGAATGGCGCATCCGCGCTTCAAACGTAACCTATTGTTCTGAAAGGGCAGACGCATAGACACATCCAACACAGACCAAGACTTCTTTGGGGCAAAAGACAATGAGACCGATCTACTGGGGGCCGTTCCTATTCGTCATCGTGATCAGTTTGCTGCGTGTGCACGAATCATCACAGGCGGACCACGTTCTCAAAGAAGACTTTCCAGCTTCGATCGGAGTCTCAATTGCTGGACCTGAATTTGGAACTCACCGTTCCGATTTTTCAAACCTGAATCCAGGCGTCTTTGATGTCGACTACACCTATCCAGGGGCGTCAACGATTCAGCCATTGTCACGGCGTGGGATCCGTTTGATGCGATTGCCGGTTCGATGGGAGCGTCTGCAGCCGGCTCTCGGGGAAGAACTCGACCCACAAGAGCTTGACCGCTTGGTTCGAACCATCGCTCAGGTCCGAGCATCCGAAGCTCGCGTGATCATCGATCTGCACAACTACGGCCGGTACCGCACACTCACCGCCCGGGGGACACGTGATTGCATCATCGATCAAAAGATCGACGGGCAAACCCCGGTCTCAAGTGAACACTTGGCTGATCTTTGGACCCGGTTGGCAATCCATTTCCACGACAATGCGACCGTGATTGCCTATGGGTTGATGAACGAACCCCATGACATGGGAAGCTCCCGATGGAACGAAATTTCTCAGCGTTCGGTCGATGCGATTCGAGCAGTCGACCAACAAACATGGCTCTTGGTTGCCGGTGATGCCTGGTCCTCCACGGAAAAATTCTCCCGCGTCAACGGGCCGGACGCTTGGATCAACGATGCGACGGGACGCGTGCTCTACGAAGGGCATTGCTACTTGGACCACGATTCCAGCGGTCAATACAAAATGTCCTTTGCTGAAGAAGCACTGAACGACCCCCGGATCGGGCAACGTCCTGCCAAACGATTGCAACCGTTCGTGGATTGGTGCCAACGCAACCAGGTCCGAGGATTTGTGGGTGAATTTGGTGTTCCCGTTGACGACGCCGATTGGAACAAACTGTTGTCGAAAATGCTGGTTCAGATGGAAGCCGCGGATCTTGGCGGGTGCGTTTGGGCAGCCGGGCCGTGGTGGGCGGACTACCCGCTCTCAGTGGAGGTGGGCCACTCCCATGGAATGGATCCCTTGTCTTTGCAGAAAATAATTGACCGGAATTGAAGCCCGGCAGCCAAGTCGGACCTAGGCTTTCGGACTTGCCCCCATTCTCGTCTGACAAGCCACCCATGTTTGGAAGCTCCAATCGTTTAATCCGTCGCACGTCCATCATTGCCGCCATGTTGGTGTCCGTGGTCTACCTCGGATTTCGCGGCGCGTTCACGCTGAACTTTGACAGTGTGTACGCAACCTGTGCCTCGCTCTCGCTGTATGTCGCCGAACTCTACGGCTGCTTGCTGATGCACCTCTACTTTTTCCAAATTTGGGAAATTGTGGAACCCGAACCGGTCGCTCCGCTCAAAAACCGAACCGTCGACGTCTACATTCCGACCTACAACGAAGATCCCAGTCTTCTGCGCGGCACCATTTCCGCTGCGCTCGCGTTGCACTACGAACACGAAACCTACGTGTTGGATGATGGCAACCGTCCCGCCGTGGCGGAGTTATGCGATGAACTGGGCGCGACCTACATCAACCGCGACACCAATTTGCATGCCAAGGCAGGCAATTTGAATCACGCGATGGGAATCACCTCGGGTGAATTCGTGGTCATCTTCGATGCCGATCACATCTCTCGCCAGGACTTCATCACCCGACTGCTGGGTTACTTCGAAGACGACCGTTTGGGATTCGTCCAGACGCCTCACTCGTTTTACAACTTCGACAATTTCCACGGGACATTGGACTACGGACGCCAAACCTACTGGGAAGAAGGCGAGATCTTTTACAATGTGATCCAGCCTGGCAAAAACTACTGGAACGGTGTCTCGTTCTGCGGCAGTGCCGCGATGTTCCGACGATCCGCCTTGGAAGATGTCGGTTGCGTGGCGACCGAAACGATCACCGAAGACATGCACACCGGTCTTCGGCTGCATGCCAAGGGCTGGAACTCGCTCTTCGTGAATGAACGGTTGGTCAGCGGCCAAGCTGCCACCGATGTCACGACATTCAACACACAGCGTCTGCGTTGGGGTGAAGGAAATCTCGGGATCTTTGCCCATGACAATCCCTTCACCATGCCAGGACTGACCTTGGCTCAGCGTCTGTGCTACTTGGGCTCGATGCTCAGCTGGACGACCGGAATTCAGAAGCTGCAATTGTATCTGGCGCCAATGTTGATGCTGTTGACCGGCGTCGCACCGGTTGCGGAACTGTCTTGGACGCTGGGGATCATCACGTTGATCTACATGCTCACGATCTGGACAGCCGTGACGGTGACGAGCAATGGACACGGCAATTTGATTGGCACCGAATTGACACACATGGCATCGTTCTGGACTCAAATCCAATCCTGCTATCGCGCCGTCTTCAAACGCAAAAAAACCACCTTCGTCGTGACGTCCAAACGAGGCCGGCAAACCAACAGCATTCGCCGCTTCATCATGCCTCAATGCCTGTACATC includes these proteins:
- a CDS encoding dockerin type I domain-containing protein, translating into MRKRASSKKSSQQNAAVRRLATRRPLTLQALETRRVMTAGIPVGATTSDTAEFFLGRVAVTPIFLDSTGQTDTKTQNWTAGEIDAVMSEITTGLNWWTEALDRLDTVHSLEFVIDDTYAENPLQIPIEPIDRTSNSYSTYVGQFLDDAGIDASLSLDEGMFAFNASQRETFDTDWSFSLFISDASDDADGFFAAGGSFSGAFAFPGGLYVIAPSTRPAQTFAHEISHIFWGLDEYNGGGSYDQSRGYYNTPNDNAADNPAPGFTQQPSIMAGGNNLVNGYQGFVSPESTFAMIGWQDSDGDGIFDMLDVPLNFDGTGHYDSQTNEFHFRGEASSATLINQNPSGPQSDITLNVVSELQVSIDGGEWTTLQSPDSPTATFDFSMDVPPTMTTVSLRVIDAATGVTSQTLTGSRTTPLVSESPVAGFVYFDENGDSDRSEFESLLAGIQLDVLAANGTELPSGRFDVENASLDTDLLPAGGMTFAAIGDNVRTEVQVQQDTRFLAQPLIHVMDQSFNRWWPGLDSRLGMEVTFDQPVGHVDVDLVGLQDDSYGRVEAYDAAGNLIMRVTTDIRNTANGSLSEGQSSTLTLVDPESRIARVEIAGHASTQIGVTGVRHGVEPQIVTDASGAFTQTNLADGQYQLRWQPTQVIHAIADATITVVGGEITSGVTTAGGLVSVAATRVDSPRYNTDLGEDVNGDGVVTALDALQVINDLNANGDRTLTFAETTGSKIDVTNDGNVSALDALRVINKLNELDSESEPAGEFVANAQSGSASGSNSAESNSSDSNGLAAFSHATNNSLASLDVPQPTFDHQGSNDAIFRDDKTLGEILGLESKFIASDA
- a CDS encoding response regulator transcription factor → MSDEPKSPTIHLVDDNEVDRIAIRRILASVGIAVKEYADSDAFLAELGSSQIACLVVDVRMPGLDGPSLQRELLERCLDIPIILVSGVATVPIATAAMRLGALDLLEKPVDPERFVSLVKTALSIGEDREMRMKLALQLKEELATLTEQERLVLPSVCDGLSIKAIAAQRELTFTEAARCQSSVLEKFSCCNPLQLLKRFQKAGLLAELDPSLASVDSPLEFTFRSDRSERVLHPKSQVKSLLTPVR
- a CDS encoding glycoside hydrolase family 5 protein; this encodes MRPIYWGPFLFVIVISLLRVHESSQADHVLKEDFPASIGVSIAGPEFGTHRSDFSNLNPGVFDVDYTYPGASTIQPLSRRGIRLMRLPVRWERLQPALGEELDPQELDRLVRTIAQVRASEARVIIDLHNYGRYRTLTARGTRDCIIDQKIDGQTPVSSEHLADLWTRLAIHFHDNATVIAYGLMNEPHDMGSSRWNEISQRSVDAIRAVDQQTWLLVAGDAWSSTEKFSRVNGPDAWINDATGRVLYEGHCYLDHDSSGQYKMSFAEEALNDPRIGQRPAKRLQPFVDWCQRNQVRGFVGEFGVPVDDADWNKLLSKMLVQMEAADLGGCVWAAGPWWADYPLSVEVGHSHGMDPLSLQKIIDRN